A stretch of the Arachis stenosperma cultivar V10309 chromosome 6, arast.V10309.gnm1.PFL2, whole genome shotgun sequence genome encodes the following:
- the LOC130936313 gene encoding protein NRT1/ PTR FAMILY 1.2-like gives MEHSEDASSENSTSMMENAVSSSSSSSKLRKGGLRTMPFIIVNECLEKVASYGIMPNMILYLINEYKLAAAEATNVIYTWSAMSNVLAIFGAFLSDSYLGRFRVIFIGSISSLLGIASLWLTAMNPSLRPCEALVQICNSASAAQLAVLFLALGLISIGAGCVRPCSIAFGADQLAIKENSNNERLLDSYFNWYYTSIGVSTIIALSVIVYIQENLGWKVGFGVPAGLMFISALSFIIGSPLYIKVKPRSSLLTSFIQVAVVAMKNRKLSVPDSNFDQYYQGIDKELVFPTDSLRFLNKACIIRNPENDLNPDGSIKDPWSLCTVGQVELLKSLLRVLPMWTTGIFMMVSVSSFSTLQANTMDRRLFGNFKIPAGSFNVVMIITLSIVIPIYDRIMVPLLARFTGRPRGFSCKVRMGIGLLFICVAKATSAVVETMRRNTAIEEGFADQPDAIIGMSALWLVPEFVLLGFAEAFYPVSLVEFFYSYFPKTMSSFAMALFTLDLAAADLAGSTLVSIVDSVSSMGGNESWLSTNINKGHLNYYYALLTCLGLINYLYFLAVCWAYGPSTGSRAKEDNEQFDYRELPSS, from the exons atggaacACTCTGAAGATGCATCATCTGAGAATAGTACTTCGATGATGGAAAATGCcgtctcttcttcttcttcctcttctaaACTCAGAAAAGGTGGCTTGAGAACCATGCCTTTCATCATAG TAAACGAGTGTTTGGAGAAGGTAGCAAGCTATGGAATCATGCCGAACATGATATTGTACTTGATAAATGAATATAAACTGGCTGCTGCTGAGGCTACAAATGTAATTTACACTTGGTCAGCCATGTCCAACGTCTTAGCTATCTTTGGTGCTTTCCTCTCTGATTCTTATTTGGGTCGCTTTCGCGTCATCTTCATTGGTTCTATCTCAAGCCTTCTT GGAATAGCTAGTTTATGGTTAACTGCCATGAACCCATCGCTACGACCTTGCGAAGCACTCGTCCAAATCTGCAACTCTGCTTCAGCAGCACAGCTAGCAGTTCTGTTTCTTGCTTTAGGACTAATTTCGATTGGAGCTGGTTGTGTCAGACCTTGTTCCATAGCCTTTGGAGCGGATCAACTCGCAATCAAAGAAAACTCGAACAATGAGAGGCTCTTGGATAGCTACTTTAATTGGTATTATACCTCAATAGGAGTTTCAACTATCATTGCTTTGAGTGTAATTGTTTACATTCAAGAAAACCTGGGATGGAAAGTTGGCTTTGGAGTGCCTGCAGGACTAATGTTCATATCTGCTCTCAGTTTCATCATCGGTTCGCCGTTGTATATTAAAGTTAAACCAAGGAGCAGCTTACTTACTAGCTTTATTCAAGTGGCTGTCGTCGCCATGAAGAATCGGAAACTCTCTGTTCCTGATTCAAACTTTGATCAGTATTATCAAGGCATTGATAAAGAGCTGGTGTTTCCAACAGATAGCCTAAG GTTTTTGAACAAAGCTTGCATAATAAGAAACCCAGAGAATGACTTAAACCCAGATGGTTCAATCAAAGATCCATGGAGCCTATGCACGGTAGGACAGGTCGAGTTGCTGAAATCGTTGCTTCGAGTCCTTCCCATGTGGACCACCGGCATCTTCATGATGGTTTCCGTGAGCTCCTTCTCCACTCTCCAAGCAAACACCATGGACAGaaggttatttggtaatttcaaGATTCCAGCAGGATCCTTCAATGTTGTCATGATAATCACTTTATCAATAGTCATTCCAATATACGACCGAATCATGGTACCTTTACTAGCAAGATTCACAGGGCGGCCTAGAGGATTCAGTTGTAAAGTCCGAATGGGGATCGGATTGTTATTCATTTGTGTAGCCAAAGCAACTTCGGCCGTGGTCGAAACCATGAGACGAAATACAGCCATTGAAGAAGGGTTTGCAGACCAACCGGACGCCATAATTGGAATGTCGGCTTTATGGCTTGTGCCGGAGTTTGTTCTGCTTGGATTCGCCGAGGCCTTCTACCCGGTCAGCCTGGTCGAGTTTTTCTACTCTTATTTCCCAAAAACCATGTCTAGTTTTGCAATGGCTTTGTTCACACTTGATCTAGCTGCTGCTGATTTAGCTGGCAGCACTTTGGTGAGCATTGTGGATAGTGTTTCCAGTATGGGAGGGAATGAGAGTTGGTTATCAACCAACATTAACAAGGGTCACTTGAATTACTATTATGCCCTGCTAACTTGCTTGGGATTGATTAACTACCTCTACTTTCTTGCTGTTTGTTGGGCTTATGGACCTTCTACTGGTTCAAGAGCCAAGGAAGATAATGAACAATTTGATTATAGAGAGTTACCTTCTTCTTAG